One Helianthus annuus cultivar XRQ/B chromosome 7, HanXRQr2.0-SUNRISE, whole genome shotgun sequence genomic region harbors:
- the LOC110875694 gene encoding uncharacterized protein LOC110875694: protein MHNGNSPIGVWNDSRCIAWDEDLKMSERTAQEYLMLGSIDCMHWAWRHCPNAWRGQFTRGDHRHPTIMLEAVASRDLWIWHAFFSVPGSNNGINVIHQSEVFNNVIHGTGLDTSFMVSGVEYRRGYYLADGPYPSYATTIKTIHHPTDEKERNLPSFKRRRERTLDGVLGFYRKMAY from the exons ATGCACAACGGCAATTCACCAATTGGCGTATGGAACGACAGCCGATGCATTGCGTGGGATGAGGATTTAAAGATGTCCGAAAGAACTGCACAAGAATACTT AATGCTCGGaagcattgattgcatgcactgggCGTGGCGACATTGCCCTAATGCATGGCGAGGTCAATTTACGCGAGGTGATCATAGACATCCAACAATAATGCTGGAGGCAGTTGCGTCACGAGATctgtggatttggcatgctttctTCAGTGTTCCTGGTTCAAATAACGGCATTAACGTCATCCACCAATCAGAGGTCTTCAACAACGTTATACACGGAACTGGTCTAGACACTAGTTTTATGGTTTCGGGGGTTGAATACAGGCGCGGTTATTATCTTGCTGATGGACCATACCCATCCTACGCTACAACCATTAAAACTATTCACCACCCGACAGAcgaaaaagaaagaaatttgccAAGTTTCAAGAGGCGGCGAGAAAGAACATTGGACggtgttttggggttctacaGAAAAATGGCATATTGA